A window of Desulfuromonas soudanensis genomic DNA:
CTCTTTCCTCCGACATGACAGCACCAACAATGTAGGCGACATTGTACCCCATCGCCACCAGCTCTTTGGCAAGAAAGGCCATATGGGGGCTGACAATTCCCTGCCAAAAAACAATGTACCTTCCCGACACAAATGTCATTATCTCTCTGCCAAATAATACCTACAACACTTATCTGACCGCACCGAAGCGAGGTCTTGCATCCGACCAAGCGTCAGCCAGAACAACAGACAAAAGGCATTTCCGGACGCGAATATATACCCTTCAGCTACCATGTGAAGTGTAAGAAACACAACAGTGGCAAATATTTCCACGATGTGTGAATTTGTGCTTTTCAGCAGAGCCTTAAAATTTAAATCTCTGAAAAGCCCAATCAATAAGATTACAAACCCCATAGTGCCGGACAAACCAGTCATGGAGAGCAATGCCAGCCAAGATGAACCAGGCTCGATATTAATCTCATTTGATTCGGTCTGAACAACGCCAGTATGCACAACCATTCCCTGTGACTGCAAGATTCCCACACCCATCCCAACACCGGTCAATGGATATTCTTGAAATTCATTCAACCTCGCAGCCCATAGGTCTTCCCGCGTATTTTGTAACCCTTTTGCCTCGAGGTTGGAAAGTATCCGGTAAGAAGTTTCGAATTCAACAGCCGTATAAATATATACACCGCCTCCACCCAAGAGGAGGGCGATGGCGACCATAGGTAAACTCTTTTTCATGCCGATGCTGTTGATCGTCTTCAAAAGCAAGACAAGCACTACTGCCGTCATCGCCGTAACCGCAGACCTCGATCCTGAAAGAATGCATGGTATGAGTGACAAAAAGGTGGCGAAACAGTAAACCAAGGACCGTTTGGCGATTGCCATGTGGACGCAGAAGACCACCGCCATCGCTGCTATTGGTCCAACCAGCATGCTATGTATCATGACGCCAGTGAAAACTCCACGCCCTAGCGAGGGCATTTTGGTGGCGAACCATATTGACGAGAGGATAGCAATAGCAATAAACGCATATTTGAAGGTGGTCCAAGCAGCTAGACGGATCTCTTGTGCACAAACACTTTTGATGCCCGGACCGAGAACAAGAAAAATCAGGACCCAACCAGTCCAATTCAACAGTGACTGGAAAGGTTCATCCAATATCAGTGTTCCCGGGAACGTCATTGCCACAAAGAACGCACCCGCCCTGTTAAAGCGGACCCCTCTTCTATCCAAAAGAACCACCAACAAGGCAACAACCAGCATTGCGCGAACGCCTTGCGTTAACAACTGAACTACCGTCGGGTTAAGCCAGAGGGTCAGAATGGAAACGCGGATCAAATTGAAAAAAACAAGTCCTGCCCCGAGTATGCATGTGTGCATAGAAATATACCAATTCTCATCTCAGACAATCAGGACAAGGTTTTAGCCAAAAATTCGAATGACGACTCACGAAGTTCACAGAGAATTGACTCTGTGCGGGGTTTTTCAGGAAAAAAATTAATAGATTTAATGTCAGGCATTGGTTCTCCACAAACAATAATGTTTTCACCACACCCAACCATATCTAGGAAATCACGTTGACGGGAATCGTGATCTGGTAAGCCACGTAGAAGTGATACAAAAGGTTTGCCAAAATTCACCGCAAAAGCAGTAGCATGGAATGATTGCCCTATTATTAGAGCGGCATTACTCATATAACCTAACCATTCCCTAGGCCCTGCATCAAGAACATAATCAATCTTTCGATCAAAGGCATCGAAAAAAGTGCCGTTGATCCTGACGATCTTCCAGCCGGTATGTCGTTGGATGTGCAAGGCAAGTCGCTCCATGTAGGTGCTCCGCGAATTCGCCCCATAACACAAAATATAGGGCTTATCGATCGGAGGAAAAACCGCCTGTGCCATCCATTCCTCCCTCGTCAACAACAGCGTCGGGTCCAGAACGAGTTCTGCATTACGCCCCGTTAACTCCCTGACAAGTTTTACTCCCGATTTTTCTCTGACGCTGATGAAATCTAATGACAATAGACCAGCACGGTAATTGTCGAATAACTCTCGAGGAATAGAAGTAGCACCGAAGCTTGATGCATATGAAATTTTCCGACATCCCGCCGGTGCAAAATCTAGAAAAAAAGACGGGTCATTGGCCGCACTACGAGGATGCCAAACTTGGTCGCTACCGACGACGTAAGCATCACATATCGGAGCATTCTCGAGGAGGGCCTTTCTCGTCGGATAACCCTTTTCCGATAACTGATACCACGCTTTTTTAGACTCGGCGTAATTACGGCAATAGGTTGAATATTTTCTATCGAGGATAAGATCTTTCAGTGCAGAGTTTGCAAAGGAAAGACTACGTGCCTTCAATTCTGAGATTAAACTTCTATTAGTTTTATGAAGGGCATTCGGATATTTATAATCGATAATATAAGTGTCTAAGTCGAGAGAGGCCAATGATCTCTGCGTCGCATAGGCCTGTAGAAC
This region includes:
- a CDS encoding O-antigen ligase family protein, translated to MLVVALLVVLLDRRGVRFNRAGAFFVAMTFPGTLILDEPFQSLLNWTGWVLIFLVLGPGIKSVCAQEIRLAAWTTFKYAFIAIAILSSIWFATKMPSLGRGVFTGVMIHSMLVGPIAAMAVVFCVHMAIAKRSLVYCFATFLSLIPCILSGSRSAVTAMTAVVLVLLLKTINSIGMKKSLPMVAIALLLGGGGVYIYTAVEFETSYRILSNLEAKGLQNTREDLWAARLNEFQEYPLTGVGMGVGILQSQGMVVHTGVVQTESNEINIEPGSSWLALLSMTGLSGTMGFVILLIGLFRDLNFKALLKSTNSHIVEIFATVVFLTLHMVAEGYIFASGNAFCLLFWLTLGRMQDLASVRSDKCCRYYLAER
- a CDS encoding polysaccharide pyruvyl transferase family protein; protein product: MKVGLLTIHDIYNYGSVLQAYATQRSLASLDLDTYIIDYKYPNALHKTNRSLISELKARSLSFANSALKDLILDRKYSTYCRNYAESKKAWYQLSEKGYPTRKALLENAPICDAYVVGSDQVWHPRSAANDPSFFLDFAPAGCRKISYASSFGATSIPRELFDNYRAGLLSLDFISVREKSGVKLVRELTGRNAELVLDPTLLLTREEWMAQAVFPPIDKPYILCYGANSRSTYMERLALHIQRHTGWKIVRINGTFFDAFDRKIDYVLDAGPREWLGYMSNAALIIGQSFHATAFAVNFGKPFVSLLRGLPDHDSRQRDFLDMVGCGENIIVCGEPMPDIKSINFFPEKPRTESILCELRESSFEFLAKTLS